In Paucidesulfovibrio gracilis DSM 16080, a single genomic region encodes these proteins:
- a CDS encoding TlpA family protein disulfide reductase: MLKDVHPADIERLLREERPMFLACVHRDEEYEQHRRVVEAATESLPAHVFALWAEVPRVSAVMLRLNIHGTPTYLVFDAYGEERGRLEGRADQEALERLLREANVLGAVTGSEDSA, translated from the coding sequence ATGCTGAAAGATGTGCATCCCGCTGATATTGAACGCTTGTTGCGTGAAGAACGGCCCATGTTTCTCGCCTGTGTGCATCGGGACGAGGAGTACGAACAACATCGCCGTGTGGTGGAAGCCGCAACAGAGTCGCTCCCGGCCCATGTTTTCGCTCTGTGGGCCGAAGTGCCGCGGGTTTCAGCGGTCATGTTGCGGCTGAACATCCATGGCACCCCCACCTACCTTGTTTTCGATGCCTACGGTGAGGAAAGAGGACGGCTGGAAGGGCGGGCCGACCAGGAAGCATTGGAACGTTTACTGCGTGAAGCAAACGTTTTGGGGGCAGTTACCGGATCGGAGGACTCGGCATGA